The bacterium sequence TAGTATTAACCAAACACCGCCATCACTGTTTGAATAAGATACATCTGTAGCCATCTTATCATAAACCCAGACCTCTAACCTGTTTTCATCTGTTGATACTATGTTAGGCGAACCCAATGCCTCAATAACCTGAGAAGATGGCATTCCAATGCGAATCTCACGTTGAACTTTCCCCACAGTTATTCTATCGCCTGCATCTGATTTAACTGACTTCGAGTGAGAGCTAGCGGTTGAACAACCAAATAAAAATAAAAGACTCAAGAATAAACAAGATATTTTTTTCATAACCCCTCCTATGTTAAAAATCAAGCCT is a genomic window containing:
- a CDS encoding outer membrane protein assembly factor BamE is translated as MKKISCLFLSLLFLFGCSTASSHSKSVKSDAGDRITVGKVQREIRIGMPSSQVIEALGSPNIVSTDENRLEVWVYDKMATDVSYSNSDGGVWLILGAVGGSSGAASKTQRTLTIVIKFDEDKKVRDFAYHSSSF